One genomic segment of Ricinus communis isolate WT05 ecotype wild-type chromosome 5, ASM1957865v1, whole genome shotgun sequence includes these proteins:
- the LOC8280087 gene encoding replication protein A 70 kDa DNA-binding subunit E — protein MANMNLSEGAISKITSGGATAAELKPTLQVTELKQVQTKQPQQSERFRLILSDGSHLQQAMLGTQINHLVKDGNLRPGSVVQLIQYTCTTVQGRMIIIILELVVIIEECAIIGNPVSAQKTLGPSHPSTDQPVSSPANPQSYGSGSPAGGMVENPNLNVSSLQNPRMNQLHGSSHPSSYDSGRYVTTNAPPCHLKAEPGSGLPGSASMNRSYNEQSAGFCNPRPEIPQTTGTYPYPPCPAYQQPPPMYSNRGPVAKNEAPPRIMPISALNPYQGRWTIKARVTAKGELRHYNNVRGDGKVFSFDLLDSDGGEIRVICFNTVADQFYHQIEAGKVYLISRGNLKPAQKTFNHLHNDLEIFLESNSVIQPCFEDDDAIPRQQFHFRPISEVEGMDNNSVVDIIGMVSCITPVASIMRKNGTETQKRTLQLKDNSGRSVELTLWGNFCNAEGQRLQNMCDSGGFPVLAVKSGRVSDFNGKAVGTISTSQLFIEPDIPEARRLKEWFEKEGRNTPSVSISRELSSVGRSEIHKTISQIKDEKLGTSEKPDWITINATVIYIKADNFCYTACPIMAGDRPCSKKVTNNGDGKWRCEKCDQSMDECDYRYILQLQLQDHTGITWVTAFQESGEEIMGISAKDLHFMKYENQDDESFSKILRQVLFSKFVIKLKVKEETFSDEQRVKSTVVRAEKVNHSSQSRFLLEIMEKYKSGNSIPSASNVESNYPNSGANTGIDSIGSRIGGSLNSNQVGKSSFAAREFGLQTNQVGQYGNQFSAGYPTHNLSCISCGATSHSSANCPCTINAPRQSAGGFYANQPSSLAGSAGAGGECYKCHQVGHWARDCPGLNNIPPAYGSTAISSGRFGGVSR, from the exons ATGGCGAACATGAATTTGAGCGAAGGTGCAATATCAAAGATAACAAGCGGAGGGGCAACAGCAGCAGAACTGAAGCCAACGCTGCAAGTGACGGAGCTGAAACAAGTGCAAACCAAACAGCCGCAACAGAGTGAACGTTTCCGATTGATTTTATCCGATGGGTCCCATTTGCAACAAGCAATGTTGGGTACTCAGATTAATCACTTGGTTAAAGATGGAAACTTGAGACCTGGTTCTGTCGTTCAGTTGATTCAGTATACTTGTACCACTGTTCAAGGCCGCAT GATTATTATCATCCTGGAATTGGTTGTGATAATTGAAGAGTGTGCTATCATTGGAAATCCGGTATCAGCACAAAAGACTTTGGGGCCTTCACATCCCTCCACTGATCAACCAGTTAGCAGCCCAGCAAATCCTCAATCATATGGTAGTGGTTCACCTGCTGGTGGGATGGTTGAAAACCCAAATTTGAATGTGTCATCTCTACAAAACCCTAGAATGAATCAGTTACATGGCAGTTCTCATCCCAGCAGTTATGATTCAGGAAGATATGTTACAACAAATGCACCTCCATGTCACCTGAAAGCAGAACCTGGTTCTGGGCTTCCTGGATCAGCTTCAATGAATAGGTCATACAATGAGCAGAGTGCAGGCTTTTGCAACCCTAGACCAGAAATTCCACAGACGACTGGCACCTATCCCTATCCCCCCTGTCCAGCCTATCAACAACCACCTCCAATGTACTCTAATAGAGGACCAGTGGCTAAAAATGAAGCTCCCCCCAGAATTATGCCAATTTCTGCCCTCAATCCATACCAGGGAAGGTGGACAATTAAGGCAAGAGTGACAGCAAAGGGAGAGCTGAGGCACTACAATAATGTTCGTGGTGATGGGAAAGTGTTCTCTTTTGATCTTCTTGATTCTGATGGTGGAGAAATTAGAGTTATCTGCTTTAATACTGTGGCCGACCAATTTTACCACCAAATAGAAGCTGGGaaggtttatttaatttccagGGGAAATTTAAAACCTGCTCAGAAGACTTTTAACCACCTTCACAATGATCTAGAAATCTTTTTGGAGAGCAACTCAGTCATCCAACCGTGTTTTGAGGATGATGACGCAATACCAAGGCAGCAATTCCATTTTCGTCCCATAAGCGAAGTTGAGGGGATGGACAATAACAGTGTTGTGGATATAATTGGTATGGTGTCTTGTATTACTCCTGTGGCTTCAATAATGAGGAAAAATGGTACTGAAACTCAGAAGAGAACCCTGCAGTTGAAAGACAATTCAGGCCGTAGTGTTGAATTAACATTGTGGGGAAATTTCTGTAACGCAGAAGGACAAAGGCTACAGAATATGTGTGATTCTGGTGGTTTTCCTGTTCTAGCTGTTAAATCTGGTAGAGTTAGTGATTTTAATGGAAAGGCAGTGGGGACTATCTCTACAAGTCAGCTATTTATAGAGCCTGATATTCCAGAGGCTCGCAGGCTGAAGGAATGGTTTGAAAAGGAAGGGAGGAACACCCCTAGTGTCTCTATTTCGAGAGAACTGTCAAGTGTTGGTAGGTCAGAGATTCATAAAACTATTTCTCAAATCAAGGATGAGAAGCTAGGGACTTCTGAGAAGCCAGATTGGATCACTATCAATGCAACTGTGATATATATCAAGGCTGACAATTTTTGCTATACAGCTTGCCCTATCATGGCTGGTGATCGACCTTGCAGCAAGAAGGTTACAAACAATGGAGATGGGAAATGGCGGTGTGAGAAGTGCGATCAGTCTATGGATGAATGTGATTACAGATACATACTTCAGCTCCAATTGCAGGATCATACTGGCATTACATGGGTGACTGCATTTCAAGAGAGTGGTGAGGAGATTATGGGTATATCTGCTAAAGATCTGCACTTTATGAAATATGAAAACCAAGATGATGAGAGTTTCTCCAAAATTCTTCGTCAAGTTTTGTTCAGTAAGTTTGTTATCAAGTTGAAAGTAAAAGAGGAAACATTCAGTGATGAACAGCGTGTAAAGTCCACCGTTGTCAGAGCAGAAAAGGTTAACCATTCATCCCAATCTAGGTTTCTTTTGGAGATAATGGAAAAGTATAAATCAGGAAATTCTATTCCTTCTGCCTCCAATGTAGAATCTAACTATCCCAATTCTGGTGCAAATACTGGAATTGATAGTATTGGCAGCAGGATAGGTGGATCACTAAATTCTAACCAAGTGGGGAAAAGCAGCTTTGCCGCTAGAGAATTTGGTTTACAGACAAATCAAGTGGGTCAGTACGGAAACCAGTTTAGTGCTGGATATCCTACACATAATCTTTCTTGTATCAGCTGTGGTGCTACTAGTCATAGCTCTGCTAATTGTCCTTGTACCATTAATGCTCCAAGGCAGTCTGCAGGTGGATTTTATGCCAATCAACCGTCTTCTTTGGCTGGCAGTGCTGGTGCTGGAGGTGAATGCTATAAATGCCACCAAGTCGGGCATTGGGCGAGAGACTGCCCCGGGCTAAATAATATTCCTCCAGCTTATGGTAGCACCGCAATATCCTCTGGGAGGTTTGGGGGTGTTTCAAGGTAA
- the LOC8280088 gene encoding uncharacterized protein LOC8280088 produces MDFFFKGIKEDTSDCQFDEKIIQRCPFLRNICKPTNFSFSSLNFPSSVREATKGPIFEDGPSFDTAFKLFHAKDGVVPLSNKSTFHNDISETDSTPQFNPLAARAATISLSAFGPGGPFGFGSFNNKWKNQKKSDSTDKGEQSSQKGNTSKHEALGNEWLETGNCPIAKSYRAVSGILPLVASTLRPPPGVKLRCPPAVVAARAALARTALVKNLRPQPLPAKMLVIALLGMAVNVPLGVWKEHTKKFSLSWFAAVHAAVPFIAMLRKSVLMPKTAMALTIGASILGQIIGSRAERHRLKVLAERESVAARTAIAAAVAGYSSTQFDGTTGGHCGVEGMEGKAWDPLCIKSSGPPTSTPTNVCC; encoded by the exons ATGGATTTTTTCTTCAAGGGAATAAAGGAGGACACATCTGATTGCCAATTTGATGAGAAGATCATCCAGAGATGCCCATTTTTGAGGAACATCTGCAAACCAACTAACTTTTCATTCTCTTCACTAAATTTCCCAAGTTCT GTGAGGGAAGCCACCAAGGGTCCAATATTTGAAGATGGTCCAAGTTTTGATACAGCATTTAAGCTATTTCACGCAAAAGATGGGGTTGTTCCACTATCAAACAAGTCTACTTTTCACAATGACATTTCAGAAACTGACTCTACACCCCAATTCAACCCCTTAGCAGCAAGAGCTGCTACTATTAGCCTGTCTGCATTTGGTCCTGGTGGACCATTTGGCTTTGGTTCCTTCAACAATAAGTGGAAGAATCAGAAGAAATCTGATTCAACCGACAAGGGTGAACAATCATCTCAG AAAGGAAATACGTCAAAACACGAGGCACTGGGAAATGAGTGGTTAGAAACTGGCAACTGCCCTATTGCGAAGTCTTATAGAGCTGTGAGTGGTATACTGCCACTTGTGGCATCAACTCTTCGGCCACCACCTGGTGTGAAGCTTAGATGTCCACCTGCTGTAGTTGCTGCAAGGGCGGCCCTAGCCCGGACTGCCTTGGTTAAAAACTTGAGACCTCAGCCACTGCCTGCAAAGATGCTTGTCATTGCGCTCTTGGGCATGGCAGTAAATGTGCCCTTGGGTGTCTGGAAGGAACATACTAAGAAGTTTTCTCTATCATGGTTTGCAGCGGTGCATGCAGCTGTGCCTTTCATAGCAATGCTTAGGAAGTCGGTTTTGATGCCTAAAACTGCTATGGCACTGACTATTGGAGCTTCTATACTGGGACAGATAATTGGCTCTAGAGCTGAGAGACACCGCCTGAAAGTGTTAGCTGAGAGGGAAAGCGTAGCAGCACGGACAGCAATTGCAGCGGCAGTTGCAGGATATAGTTCAACCCAGTTTGATGGCACTACAGGCGGTCACTGTGGTGTGGAGGGAATGGAGGGAAAGGCATGGGATCCGCTCTGTATCAAGTCTTCAGGACCCCCCACTTCCACACCAACTAATGTCTGTTGCTGA